Proteins from one Prevotella sp. E2-28 genomic window:
- a CDS encoding DnaJ domain-containing protein has protein sequence MAFIDYYKILGVDKTIPQKDVKKAYLKRAKQFHPDLHPEDPKAKAKFQALNEAYDVIGDPEKRKKYDQYGEQWKQADAFGGAGAGGFGGFSGGAGGGSPFEGFDFSSFANGRGGGGFSSFFEDLFGGAMRGGAAGGFGQQQPRETQANVSIDMYTALLGGDVIVTVPDGKKLRLKLKPGTQPGTKVRLRGKGQNGADLIITYNVTLPTDLSPHQRQLLEEMRRG, from the coding sequence ATGGCATTCATAGACTATTACAAGATTCTAGGGGTCGATAAGACCATTCCGCAGAAGGATGTGAAGAAGGCCTACCTGAAACGTGCTAAGCAGTTTCACCCCGATTTGCATCCTGAAGACCCTAAGGCCAAGGCGAAGTTCCAGGCCTTGAACGAGGCGTACGATGTGATTGGCGACCCCGAAAAGCGAAAGAAATACGATCAGTATGGCGAACAGTGGAAGCAGGCCGATGCCTTTGGTGGCGCTGGTGCTGGCGGGTTTGGGGGCTTCTCTGGCGGTGCTGGTGGCGGCTCTCCGTTCGAGGGCTTCGATTTCTCGTCCTTTGCTAACGGCAGGGGAGGGGGCGGATTTAGCTCGTTCTTCGAGGATTTGTTTGGCGGTGCTATGCGTGGCGGCGCGGCAGGCGGCTTTGGTCAGCAGCAGCCCCGTGAGACGCAGGCCAACGTCAGCATTGACATGTACACGGCCCTGCTGGGCGGTGATGTCATTGTGACAGTGCCCGACGGAAAGAAGTTGCGCCTGAAACTGAAACCAGGCACGCAGCCTGGCACAAAGGTGAGGCTGCGTGGCAAGGGTCAGAACGGTGCTGACTTGATTATTACTTATAACGTGACGCTGCCCACAGACCTGAGTCCGCATCAGCGTCAGCTATTAGAGGAGATGAGAAGGGGATAG
- a CDS encoding bifunctional UDP-sugar hydrolase/5'-nucleotidase, whose translation MKKTLFTGIMTVCLLTNIMAETKTVNLRIVETSDVHGYFFPYDFVERKPLQGTLMRVNTYVDRLRDEYGENLLLIDNGDILQGQPTCYWSNYVMTTDQNIAAKMVNYMRYDAETIGNHDVEPGHAVYDKWIREVRCPILGANVMETKSGQPYLKPYALFVRDGVKIAVIGMLTPTIPCWLNESVYAGLEFEEMVSSAKKWVKQVREAEHADLVIGLFHSGKEGGLVLNGAEEDATAHVAREVPGFDIIFFGHDHQVHNDWIQSKSGKQVLTLDPSCFARNVADAQISLTYENGTLKKKDIKGNIVSMNKEEIDQKMLQQFQPEFERIKAYVDRKIGHFETTVTTRDCFFGNSAFMDFIHQLQLNISGADISFNAPLSFDSKIEAGDVTMAEMFKLYRFENQLYVLNMTGREILGHLEESYDRWVNTMKSADDHLLRLNSNSKNDQQRTGFENYTFNFDSAAGIDYEVDVTKPNGQKVKILRMSNGEPFQIDKTYKVVMSSYRGNGGGDLLTKGAGIQKEQLNSRIIYQSPLDLRHYLTEEIERLGNVSPQAASNWKFVPEEWTVPAAKRDYKLLFRE comes from the coding sequence ATGAAGAAAACACTTTTTACGGGCATCATGACAGTATGCCTGCTGACAAATATCATGGCAGAGACGAAAACCGTAAACCTGCGCATCGTAGAGACTAGCGATGTGCACGGCTATTTCTTTCCGTATGACTTCGTAGAACGCAAACCGCTGCAGGGCACGCTGATGCGCGTGAACACATACGTGGATCGCTTGCGCGATGAATATGGCGAGAACCTGTTACTGATAGACAATGGCGACATCCTGCAGGGACAGCCCACATGCTACTGGTCGAACTACGTGATGACAACCGACCAGAACATTGCTGCGAAGATGGTGAACTATATGCGCTACGATGCGGAGACGATAGGCAACCACGACGTAGAGCCTGGACATGCCGTCTATGACAAATGGATTCGAGAGGTACGCTGTCCGATACTGGGAGCCAACGTGATGGAGACAAAGTCTGGACAGCCCTATCTGAAGCCCTATGCCCTCTTCGTACGCGACGGGGTGAAGATAGCCGTCATAGGTATGCTGACACCCACCATTCCCTGCTGGCTGAACGAGTCGGTTTACGCAGGACTGGAATTCGAAGAGATGGTGAGTAGCGCCAAGAAGTGGGTAAAGCAGGTACGTGAAGCAGAACATGCCGACCTGGTGATTGGTCTTTTCCATAGCGGCAAGGAGGGTGGACTGGTGCTCAATGGTGCCGAGGAGGATGCCACGGCTCACGTGGCGCGCGAGGTGCCTGGCTTCGACATCATCTTCTTCGGTCACGACCATCAGGTACATAACGACTGGATTCAGAGCAAAAGCGGGAAACAGGTGCTGACGCTCGACCCTTCGTGCTTTGCCAGAAACGTGGCCGATGCACAGATCAGCCTGACCTACGAGAACGGGACACTGAAAAAGAAGGACATCAAAGGCAACATCGTCAGCATGAACAAGGAAGAGATAGACCAGAAGATGTTGCAACAGTTCCAACCAGAATTCGAGCGTATCAAAGCATACGTGGACCGCAAGATTGGACATTTTGAAACAACTGTTACTACACGCGACTGCTTCTTTGGAAACTCGGCCTTCATGGACTTCATCCATCAGCTGCAGTTGAACATCTCAGGAGCCGACATCTCATTTAATGCCCCCCTCTCCTTCGACAGTAAGATAGAGGCTGGCGATGTCACAATGGCTGAAATGTTCAAACTCTACCGCTTTGAGAACCAGCTCTATGTGCTGAACATGACAGGACGAGAGATTCTGGGGCATCTGGAAGAGAGTTACGATAGATGGGTAAACACGATGAAGAGTGCAGACGACCACTTGCTACGGCTCAACAGCAACTCAAAAAATGACCAGCAGCGCACCGGATTCGAAAACTACACGTTCAACTTCGACTCTGCCGCAGGCATTGATTACGAGGTTGACGTAACGAAGCCTAACGGACAGAAAGTCAAGATTTTAAGAATGTCGAACGGCGAGCCTTTCCAAATAGACAAGACCTACAAAGTGGTGATGAGCAGCTATAGGGGCAACGGTGGCGGCGACCTATTAACCAAGGGGGCCGGCATACAAAAGGAACAACTGAACAGCCGCATCATCTACCAGTCACCATTAGACCTGCGCCACTACCTGACAGAGGAGATAGAACGACTAGGCAACGTGAGCCCACAGGCTGCCAGCAACTGGAAGTTCGTACCAGAGGAATGGACTGTACCCGCTGCGAAACGTGACTACAAACTATTGTTTAGAGAATAA